Proteins co-encoded in one Christiangramia fulva genomic window:
- a CDS encoding glycosyltransferase family 2 protein, giving the protein MKEEVLISIIIPTYNRGSLIGATLDSILSQTYENWECIVVDDGSIDYTKELLELYSCKDSRIKYLERPEKKRKGANACRNFGFSRSSGDYILWFDSDDIMTIDYFKKAIEKIKTESNLDFVFFNYKIFDEKPFKIIDIQINKSISPLFDYFSGKINFSTCGVIWRKESISIGYNEKLKKTQELDFIFNNYKANTQLKGAHIDHTAYFLRKHGRSIVSSFKIGDPEFLCSDIFVRKELMDFFKKEEYPLIWDYQKQEFDKSLKRYLNESPIYDILKNFSFQLPFKKLFLLILYRSLYKITGRDYRLKKILTAISSSPEIINIPIQC; this is encoded by the coding sequence ATGAAAGAAGAGGTTTTAATTTCTATAATTATCCCTACCTACAACCGTGGGAGTCTCATTGGAGCCACCCTGGACTCCATTCTTTCGCAGACTTATGAGAATTGGGAATGTATAGTAGTTGATGATGGATCTATCGATTATACCAAAGAGCTATTGGAATTGTATTCGTGCAAGGACTCCAGGATAAAGTATTTAGAGAGACCTGAAAAAAAAAGAAAAGGCGCAAACGCTTGTAGAAATTTTGGCTTTAGCCGAAGCAGTGGTGATTATATACTTTGGTTTGATAGTGACGATATTATGACGATTGATTATTTTAAAAAAGCCATAGAAAAGATAAAAACTGAAAGCAATCTTGATTTTGTTTTTTTTAATTATAAGATTTTTGATGAAAAACCTTTTAAAATAATTGATATTCAAATAAATAAGAGCATTTCTCCCTTGTTCGATTATTTTTCTGGAAAAATTAATTTTTCAACTTGTGGGGTTATTTGGAGAAAAGAAAGCATATCCATAGGGTATAATGAAAAACTAAAAAAGACCCAGGAGCTGGATTTTATTTTTAATAATTATAAAGCCAACACTCAATTAAAGGGTGCACATATAGATCATACTGCTTATTTTTTACGAAAGCACGGTCGCTCTATAGTAAGCTCTTTTAAAATTGGGGATCCGGAATTTTTATGTTCAGATATTTTTGTTCGGAAAGAGTTAATGGATTTTTTTAAAAAGGAGGAGTATCCGCTCATATGGGATTATCAAAAACAGGAGTTCGATAAATCTTTGAAAAGATATCTGAATGAGTCTCCGATCTATGATATTTTAAAAAACTTTTCTTTTCAATTACCTTTTAAGAAATTATTTCTCTTAATTCTTTATAGAAGCCTGTATAAAATTACAGGAAGGGACTATAGATTAAAAAAAATCTTAACAGCTATAAGCAGTTCTCCGGAAATTATTAATATACCTATACAATGTTAG
- a CDS encoding glycosyltransferase family 4 protein: MKLNIALCSPNKNAYSETFIQAHKRLLKGTIFYYYDGELPSKLENGLVINSRKKRLLDLFKGHLNLNRFSLPEQALLTSFKKNKIDVVLAEYGTTAMKLLPVCEELELPIIVHFHGFDASRTDLLLQNDHYKKLFDYAKFIVIVSKKMETDLLNMGCPSQKLIYNVYGPGEEFFEVQPQFSKPQFIFAGRFVDKKAPHYLILSFLEVVKSFPDAILIMAGDGVLKESCENLVEYYELEKNIIFPGVVDASMLRKYFIESLAYVQHSVTAKDGDSEGTPVVILEAGAAGLPVISTRHAGIPDVVIDEETGYLVEEEDIRGMSERMLKLLRNPGRAKILGKNARERISSNFRLERHINKLNSLVNKSLEQ; encoded by the coding sequence ATGAAATTGAATATAGCGCTTTGCTCTCCCAATAAAAACGCCTATTCCGAAACTTTTATACAGGCTCATAAAAGGTTATTGAAGGGGACTATTTTTTATTATTATGATGGTGAGCTTCCCAGCAAACTGGAAAATGGGCTGGTTATCAATTCCCGTAAAAAGCGCCTATTAGATCTTTTTAAAGGTCACCTTAACTTAAACCGTTTTTCCCTCCCAGAACAGGCCTTGCTAACTTCCTTTAAGAAAAATAAAATTGACGTGGTACTGGCCGAATATGGAACCACTGCAATGAAGTTACTGCCAGTTTGTGAAGAACTTGAATTACCCATCATCGTTCATTTTCATGGCTTTGACGCTTCAAGAACCGATCTACTTCTACAAAACGATCATTATAAGAAATTGTTTGACTATGCGAAATTTATAGTGATAGTTTCCAAAAAAATGGAAACTGATCTCTTAAATATGGGATGTCCGTCTCAAAAACTCATCTACAATGTTTACGGCCCCGGGGAGGAATTCTTTGAGGTGCAGCCTCAGTTTTCCAAACCTCAATTTATATTTGCAGGACGTTTTGTAGATAAAAAGGCTCCTCATTACCTTATTTTATCTTTTTTAGAGGTAGTAAAATCATTTCCTGATGCTATTTTAATTATGGCAGGGGACGGAGTTTTAAAAGAGTCCTGCGAGAATCTTGTGGAATATTATGAGCTTGAGAAAAACATAATTTTCCCCGGCGTCGTTGATGCCTCTATGTTAAGAAAATACTTTATAGAGTCTCTGGCCTATGTCCAGCATTCGGTAACAGCTAAAGACGGTGATAGTGAGGGAACTCCGGTAGTGATTCTTGAAGCCGGAGCTGCGGGCTTACCAGTTATTTCTACCAGACATGCGGGTATCCCAGATGTGGTTATAGATGAAGAAACGGGCTATCTCGTGGAGGAAGAGGATATAAGAGGGATGAGTGAAAGAATGTTGAAGCTTTTGAGAAACCCCGGCCGGGCAAAAATCTTGGGAAAAAATGCCCGGGAACGAATTTCCTCTAACTTCCGCCTTGAGAGGCACATAAACAAGCTTAATTCTTTGGTTAATAAATCCCTGGAGCAATAA
- a CDS encoding class I SAM-dependent methyltransferase, translated as MTDYFINFELKENTLDIFTIRKSILKSINKNLKFFNGSLLDIGCGKMPYKKYILKNSSVKKYTGLDIENALEYDIDIKPDYTWDGQSIPFEADSFDTVMATEVLEHCPDPELVLKEIYRVLKPGGVFFFTVPFLWNLHEVPHDEYRFTPFALERILKNAGFRNINLKATGGWHASMAQMLGLWVRRSPMKAGKRKYLSLFLKPFIKYLIKLDKPETVTFKEGQMITGLYGLIRKDR; from the coding sequence ATGACGGATTACTTTATAAATTTCGAGTTGAAAGAAAATACTTTAGACATTTTTACAATTAGGAAATCAATATTAAAAAGTATAAATAAAAATTTAAAATTTTTTAATGGTAGTTTACTTGATATTGGCTGTGGTAAAATGCCTTATAAGAAATATATTTTAAAAAATTCCTCTGTTAAAAAATATACTGGGCTAGATATTGAGAATGCCCTGGAATATGATATAGATATCAAACCAGACTATACCTGGGATGGTCAAAGCATTCCTTTTGAAGCCGATAGTTTTGATACTGTAATGGCAACCGAAGTACTGGAACACTGTCCCGATCCTGAACTGGTTTTAAAAGAGATCTATCGTGTGCTAAAACCAGGAGGAGTATTTTTTTTTACGGTGCCTTTTTTATGGAACCTGCACGAAGTACCACATGATGAATACCGGTTTACCCCTTTTGCCCTGGAGCGAATATTGAAAAATGCAGGTTTCAGGAATATTAACTTAAAAGCTACGGGAGGCTGGCATGCTTCAATGGCACAAATGCTAGGGCTGTGGGTGCGAAGAAGCCCAATGAAAGCCGGGAAAAGAAAATATCTTTCCCTATTTTTAAAACCGTTTATTAAATACTTGATTAAACTAGATAAGCCTGAAACCGTCACTTTTAAAGAAGGACAAATGATCACCGGTTTGTATGGTTTGATAAGAAAAGACAGATGA
- a CDS encoding ABC transporter ATP-binding protein, producing the protein MIEAEVLVKVEGVSKKFCKDLRTGLWYGVQDLFSNFLGNKHERKLREKEFWALQDINFELKRGECLGLIGHNGAGKSTLLKILNGLINPDAGKVTIKGRVGALIELGAGFNPILTGRENIYNNGAILGFSRREIDEKLEEIIAYAELSEFIDMPVQHYSSGMRVRLGFAIAAQMEPDVLLIDEVLAVGDLGFMLKCFKTIDQILPSTAIIFVSHSMPRVSRLCNEIILLENGNAKYQGKDIAAGIDLYYDRFLLNDKKMIFTDGTMELLEVQIISEKSSKREEIPVINWGGNLELVFTFNVLKKIQTPRLVVSIFDIEQKSVAVLEKKFISDASEINKGTLNLRIIHQNIQFSKGIYSLNIGLIKANSPGPIVRYSDFCKFQVLHDEDVWEPFILKTEY; encoded by the coding sequence ATGATTGAAGCAGAAGTCTTAGTAAAAGTAGAAGGAGTCTCCAAAAAGTTTTGTAAAGACCTGAGAACAGGTTTATGGTATGGCGTACAGGATCTCTTTTCCAATTTTTTGGGCAATAAGCATGAGCGGAAATTAAGAGAAAAGGAATTCTGGGCATTGCAGGATATCAATTTTGAACTGAAAAGAGGTGAGTGTCTTGGACTAATAGGGCATAATGGTGCTGGTAAATCTACACTTTTGAAGATTCTCAACGGGTTGATTAATCCTGATGCAGGTAAGGTTACTATAAAAGGAAGGGTGGGCGCACTTATAGAGCTGGGCGCCGGTTTTAACCCCATCCTTACCGGGAGAGAAAATATTTATAACAATGGGGCTATACTGGGGTTTAGCCGCAGGGAGATTGATGAAAAACTGGAAGAGATCATTGCTTATGCTGAATTAAGCGAATTCATCGATATGCCTGTACAGCATTATAGTAGTGGGATGAGGGTTCGTCTGGGATTTGCGATTGCCGCTCAAATGGAGCCTGATGTTTTATTGATAGACGAAGTATTGGCAGTAGGCGACCTTGGTTTTATGCTAAAATGCTTTAAAACGATAGACCAGATCTTGCCAAGTACTGCAATTATTTTTGTATCACATAGTATGCCGCGGGTTTCCCGACTTTGTAATGAAATAATTCTTCTGGAAAACGGAAACGCAAAATACCAGGGAAAGGATATTGCAGCTGGTATAGATCTATACTATGATCGATTTCTTTTGAATGATAAGAAAATGATTTTTACCGATGGGACTATGGAGTTATTGGAAGTCCAAATTATTTCTGAGAAATCGTCAAAAAGGGAAGAAATACCCGTAATTAATTGGGGAGGAAATTTAGAATTAGTTTTTACTTTTAATGTTCTAAAAAAAATTCAAACGCCAAGATTAGTAGTTTCAATATTTGATATTGAACAAAAGTCTGTTGCAGTCCTTGAGAAAAAATTTATTTCCGATGCATCAGAAATAAATAAAGGAACTTTAAATTTGAGAATTATCCATCAAAATATTCAATTTTCAAAAGGAATATACTCTCTCAATATCGGTTTAATTAAGGCAAACTCTCCGGGACCCATTGTGCGCTATAGTGATTTTTGCAAATTTCAGGTGCTACACGACGAGGATGTTTGGGAACCTTTTATATTAAAAACTGAATATTAA
- a CDS encoding ABC transporter permease, whose protein sequence is MALETRIYQKEANRNPLKVLKESINDIWRSRFLSRQLAERDIKAQYRQSYLGIFWAFLTPLATAAVWIFLNLSGTVKLTDTGMPYPLYAFSGTLLWSIITESINAPTSSTNSAKGLLSKINFPKEALVISGIYKLLFNSLMKIFLMVVFIFLFGIGFHWSLLLLPLAIVGAVMLGTTIGLFLTPLGMLYNDVGKLISMGFSFLMYITPVVYAVPDSGLMKTVMEWNPFTPVMLTTRDLLIGATPEFLGYYFLVMTMSLPLLLLALLAYRISIPILIEH, encoded by the coding sequence ATGGCTTTAGAAACAAGAATATATCAAAAGGAGGCAAATAGAAATCCTTTAAAAGTACTTAAGGAAAGTATAAATGATATTTGGAGGTCTCGTTTTTTGTCCAGACAATTGGCCGAAAGGGATATCAAAGCCCAATATAGACAATCTTACCTCGGTATTTTCTGGGCATTTCTCACTCCCCTGGCGACGGCGGCGGTATGGATTTTTCTAAACCTCTCGGGAACAGTGAAACTTACTGATACAGGAATGCCTTATCCTCTTTATGCATTTTCAGGAACTTTGTTATGGTCTATTATTACCGAATCCATAAATGCTCCAACGAGTAGTACGAATTCAGCCAAAGGCCTGTTAAGCAAAATTAATTTTCCAAAAGAAGCTCTGGTAATATCAGGGATATATAAACTCCTTTTTAACAGCCTGATGAAAATTTTCTTAATGGTAGTCTTTATCTTTCTGTTCGGCATAGGTTTTCACTGGAGCCTATTGCTTTTGCCATTGGCTATTGTAGGGGCAGTTATGCTGGGGACTACTATCGGGTTATTTCTTACCCCATTAGGTATGTTGTACAACGATGTAGGAAAACTTATCAGTATGGGTTTTAGTTTTCTCATGTATATAACCCCAGTTGTATATGCTGTACCAGACAGTGGACTAATGAAAACAGTAATGGAATGGAATCCTTTTACTCCCGTGATGCTTACCACTCGCGATCTGCTTATAGGCGCTACACCAGAATTCCTGGGCTATTATTTTTTGGTGATGACTATGTCTTTACCCTTGTTGTTATTGGCCTTATTAGCCTATCGTATTTCAATTCCCATACTCATAGAACATTAA
- a CDS encoding polysaccharide pyruvyl transferase family protein, with translation MIYVYWWSRVRENNKESENFGDALVPYILDRTTSERYQWIIPNRNRVLRIFKKKYHHIIIGSILRRATEHSVIWGAGIMFHNSDVPKAKFLAVRGPLTRKRLLDLGYKVPEYYGDPAILISLFNKPKANKKYELGIIPHFLDYKDVDDLYNDDQKICIINILSNDPQSVIDQINDCERILSSSLHGIIVAHALNIPALWFKISERLLDDIKFYDYYQSLKIDFKADIPFKKYSFVELMDLFEKYHHLTLPEEQNFDQLIKNLIETFPFRKSKEFKILIKEFLN, from the coding sequence ATGATTTATGTTTATTGGTGGTCCCGTGTAAGAGAGAATAATAAAGAAAGTGAGAATTTCGGAGATGCTTTAGTGCCTTATATACTGGATAGGACAACCTCAGAAAGATATCAATGGATAATTCCCAATAGGAACCGGGTTTTAAGAATTTTCAAAAAAAAATATCACCATATAATTATTGGAAGTATACTTAGAAGGGCGACCGAGCATTCAGTAATTTGGGGAGCCGGTATTATGTTTCATAATTCAGATGTTCCTAAAGCAAAATTTCTAGCGGTTAGGGGTCCCTTAACGCGTAAGAGATTGTTAGATTTGGGTTATAAAGTACCCGAATATTATGGTGACCCGGCGATTTTAATTTCCCTTTTTAATAAGCCAAAAGCGAATAAGAAATATGAATTAGGAATTATCCCTCATTTTCTTGATTATAAGGATGTAGACGATTTATATAATGATGATCAAAAAATATGTATAATCAATATTCTTTCTAACGATCCCCAAAGTGTAATTGATCAAATTAATGATTGCGAAAGGATTCTATCTTCTTCTTTGCATGGAATTATTGTAGCACATGCTTTAAATATTCCTGCACTCTGGTTTAAAATTTCAGAGAGGTTATTAGATGATATTAAATTTTATGACTATTATCAATCTCTAAAAATAGATTTCAAAGCAGATATTCCCTTCAAAAAATATTCTTTCGTGGAATTAATGGATTTGTTTGAAAAATACCATCACTTAACTTTGCCAGAAGAGCAGAATTTTGACCAGTTAATTAAGAATTTAATTGAAACCTTCCCGTTTCGTAAATCAAAGGAGTTTAAGATTTTAATTAAAGAGTTTTTAAATTAG
- a CDS encoding exostosin domain-containing protein, with product MVNVTDVSLIQEIRAVQALSELNFEINISQEEQDKFRLLKYYFNMPYSVGLKEGVDIKNIIKIDHSQPITSIFLINKTLVFPKAIITHLKLKWAKKRKYKILFAGLIDAKREEAIEKWLFANYHRSYRIKHVTFGFKIKRKLFTMFNIEKPLLKKFGELFISRSNRGRIFPVKSWDKEYYNLLLKSKFILCPSGVYIWTYRFFESILCGAIPIVEEPSPAYEGFKFYTMEENLSNLEWKKEIVEYNYKLCLERITLSDSEAIYIQNKIQSLNNNCLKQE from the coding sequence ATGGTAAATGTAACAGATGTTTCACTTATTCAGGAAATAAGAGCAGTACAAGCACTTAGCGAATTAAATTTTGAAATTAATATTTCTCAGGAGGAGCAGGATAAATTCAGGCTATTGAAATATTATTTCAATATGCCATACTCTGTGGGTCTAAAAGAAGGTGTTGATATAAAGAATATCATCAAAATTGATCATTCCCAACCCATAACTTCTATTTTCCTAATAAATAAAACATTAGTTTTTCCAAAAGCGATAATTACTCATCTAAAGCTAAAATGGGCTAAAAAACGAAAATACAAAATTTTATTTGCTGGCTTAATTGATGCTAAAAGAGAAGAAGCAATTGAAAAATGGTTGTTTGCCAATTACCATAGGTCATACAGGATTAAACATGTAACCTTTGGATTTAAAATCAAAAGAAAATTATTTACAATGTTTAATATTGAAAAACCACTACTTAAAAAATTTGGAGAATTATTTATTTCTCGTTCAAATAGAGGAAGAATTTTTCCAGTGAAATCATGGGATAAAGAATACTACAATTTGCTATTAAAATCTAAGTTTATACTATGCCCATCAGGAGTTTATATTTGGACTTATAGGTTTTTTGAATCAATTCTTTGCGGAGCAATCCCAATTGTAGAAGAGCCCTCACCTGCTTACGAAGGATTTAAGTTCTATACTATGGAGGAAAACTTAAGTAATCTTGAGTGGAAAAAGGAAATCGTAGAGTATAATTATAAATTATGCTTAGAGAGAATTACTCTATCAGATTCTGAAGCTATTTATATCCAAAATAAAATCCAGTCCTTAAACAATAATTGTCTAAAACAAGAGTAA
- a CDS encoding class I SAM-dependent methyltransferase, whose product MKVPYFRSLHKEIERYKRLQYYPPGHYYSPIVDYHAVKNSVNLWEASEPANIDLNVKGQLELLSNFPMYYNEIPWKNKKVKNLTYYFQNDFYSYTDGILLYSMIRYFAPKRIIEIGSGFSSALMIDTNHLFFKNEIDLTFIEPYPARLNSLVDKQQEQNVTILEKKVQEVPLEILGQLEKGDILFIDSSHVSKTGSDVNYILFEILPRLKKGVIIHFHDIFYPFEYPKLWVYQGRNWNENYLLRAFLIGNENYKILLFSDYLHKLKPEIFEKMPLLKRNTGGNIWLEKIED is encoded by the coding sequence ATGAAAGTTCCTTATTTCAGGTCTTTGCACAAGGAAATAGAGCGTTATAAAAGGTTGCAATATTATCCGCCGGGACATTATTATTCTCCCATTGTAGACTATCATGCTGTAAAAAATAGCGTAAACCTGTGGGAAGCTTCGGAACCTGCCAATATAGATTTGAATGTGAAAGGGCAATTAGAACTTTTATCAAATTTCCCTATGTATTACAATGAGATTCCCTGGAAAAACAAAAAAGTAAAAAACCTTACCTATTATTTTCAAAATGATTTCTATTCGTATACTGATGGGATACTATTGTACTCTATGATAAGGTACTTTGCTCCTAAAAGAATAATAGAAATAGGTTCCGGTTTTTCCTCTGCTTTGATGATCGATACTAATCATTTATTCTTCAAAAATGAAATAGATCTAACTTTTATTGAACCATATCCGGCACGCTTAAATTCCCTTGTGGATAAACAGCAAGAACAAAATGTAACCATCCTTGAAAAGAAAGTACAAGAGGTTCCTCTTGAAATATTGGGTCAATTGGAAAAAGGTGATATTTTATTTATAGACAGTTCCCATGTTTCAAAGACCGGCAGTGATGTAAATTATATTTTATTCGAAATTCTTCCAAGGTTAAAAAAAGGAGTGATAATTCATTTTCATGATATATTTTATCCTTTTGAATATCCAAAACTTTGGGTATACCAGGGAAGGAACTGGAATGAAAATTATCTTTTAAGGGCTTTCTTAATAGGAAATGAGAATTATAAGATTTTGCTATTTTCAGATTATTTACACAAGTTGAAACCGGAGATTTTTGAAAAAATGCCCCTACTAAAAAGAAATACCGGAGGGAATATATGGTTAGAAAAAATAGAAGACTAG
- a CDS encoding class I SAM-dependent methyltransferase encodes MEKSNQQKNKEHYEKAYQKYSIKNILWKINHLDFFLDKAIKTETSWHGLYMHDFASQLKGKKILELGCGDCTNAAVMAQLGAEVWANDIADTPGKIIEEVNSQQGFDKPMRFIPGDFLKNELPDQSFDFIVGKAFLHHLEIEEERLFLKECARLLKPEGEARFFEPAVNNKLLDELRWYTPLPGRRPSKWTPKKFRAWKEQDPHPDRTFSSSHFEKAGKEFFEKAEIYPVGSLERFHQLLPARKPINNRYRQWAFRNEKYLPNFINRSFARSQLIIYFQPKHHNLKK; translated from the coding sequence ATGGAAAAATCCAACCAGCAGAAAAATAAGGAGCATTACGAAAAGGCCTATCAGAAATATTCAATTAAGAATATTTTGTGGAAGATCAATCATCTCGATTTTTTCCTGGATAAGGCCATAAAGACCGAAACCAGCTGGCATGGATTGTATATGCATGATTTTGCATCACAACTGAAAGGGAAAAAAATACTTGAATTGGGTTGTGGAGATTGTACCAATGCCGCTGTGATGGCACAGCTGGGAGCAGAGGTCTGGGCCAATGATATCGCTGACACACCGGGAAAGATCATTGAAGAAGTGAATAGCCAACAGGGGTTTGATAAACCGATGCGCTTTATTCCCGGAGATTTTCTAAAAAATGAACTGCCAGACCAGTCATTTGATTTTATTGTGGGCAAGGCTTTTTTACATCATCTTGAAATTGAGGAAGAGCGACTGTTTTTAAAAGAATGTGCCAGACTTCTTAAACCTGAGGGTGAAGCGAGGTTTTTCGAGCCAGCAGTGAACAATAAATTACTGGACGAGTTGAGGTGGTATACTCCATTGCCCGGCCGCCGACCTTCCAAATGGACCCCAAAGAAGTTCAGGGCGTGGAAAGAACAGGATCCACATCCAGACAGAACATTTAGCTCCTCCCATTTTGAAAAGGCGGGGAAAGAATTTTTTGAAAAAGCAGAAATATATCCGGTTGGGTCACTGGAGCGGTTTCATCAATTACTTCCTGCGAGAAAACCTATCAATAATAGATACCGCCAATGGGCTTTTAGAAATGAAAAATATCTCCCAAACTTCATTAATCGAAGTTTTGCAAGAAGTCAGTTGATAATTTATTTCCAACCGAAACATCATAATTTAAAGAAATAA
- a CDS encoding polysaccharide pyruvyl transferase family protein — protein MFGKKEKEIIQLFWWSEPRLMGKQKENYGDLLSKYLVEKISGKKVNWVQPKKMPWYSSSKKNYLAAGSIIHHANKNSIVWGSGIIDHEQEIAVADFRAVRGPETRKYLLGKGCHCPEVYGDPALLLSDYFKPQINKRFKLGIIPHYNDFKEIKNHWKDQDGVSIIDMMTDNIEKTTVEILECEKIISSSLHGVIVAHAYGIPAVCVQFSDKVFGNGIKYTDYYASIGFDGFVQTNRDILSIVCETEKLFVDAFQPEEEKIQELKKSLLKVCPFKKL, from the coding sequence TTGTTCGGTAAAAAAGAAAAGGAAATAATTCAATTATTCTGGTGGAGCGAGCCCAGGCTTATGGGAAAGCAGAAAGAGAACTACGGAGACCTGCTTTCCAAGTACCTTGTGGAAAAAATATCTGGGAAAAAGGTGAATTGGGTACAGCCTAAAAAAATGCCCTGGTATAGTTCTTCAAAAAAGAACTATCTGGCTGCGGGAAGTATCATTCATCATGCAAATAAAAATAGCATAGTCTGGGGCAGCGGAATCATCGATCATGAACAGGAGATAGCCGTGGCTGATTTCCGGGCTGTGCGAGGACCGGAAACAAGAAAATATCTCCTGGGAAAAGGTTGTCATTGTCCGGAAGTCTATGGCGACCCGGCTTTATTACTATCCGATTATTTTAAACCACAGATAAATAAAAGATTTAAGCTTGGTATCATTCCGCATTACAATGATTTTAAAGAGATAAAAAATCATTGGAAAGATCAGGATGGTGTGAGCATCATCGATATGATGACCGATAATATTGAAAAGACTACTGTGGAAATACTTGAATGTGAAAAGATCATTTCGTCTTCCCTTCACGGTGTTATTGTAGCTCATGCCTATGGAATTCCAGCTGTATGTGTACAATTTTCAGATAAGGTTTTTGGTAATGGGATCAAGTATACTGACTATTATGCATCGATAGGCTTCGATGGATTTGTACAAACCAATCGGGATATTTTGTCAATAGTATGCGAAACAGAAAAGCTGTTTGTAGATGCTTTTCAACCGGAGGAAGAAAAAATTCAGGAACTAAAGAAATCCCTTTTAAAAGTTTGTCCTTTTAAAAAACTCTAG
- a CDS encoding IS3 family transposase: MNQLYESVGISKQAVHQYARRQTLFDHRLMELMSEADDIRRDHPGCGVEKMYYTLKPDFIGRDRFVETFMQLGYRLKRKKNYRRTTIAGKVYYPNKIKGIEINAPSQVWQSDITYYRVGDKFYYAVFIIDVYTKKIVGYEVSDHMRGTANVKALQMALRHNKAPKIHHSDRGSQYIYKCYTDLLKSSSTTISMALSAQDNAYAERINRTIKEEYLDHWRPQSFSQLRNQVKKAVNNYNNKRPHDHLEKRYPEEFFSYWSSLQPEERPIITIFDNEN; encoded by the coding sequence ATGAACCAGCTCTACGAAAGTGTCGGAATCAGTAAGCAGGCGGTACATCAATATGCACGGAGACAAACTTTGTTTGATCATCGATTAATGGAATTGATGTCTGAAGCGGACGATATTCGTAGAGACCATCCTGGTTGTGGGGTGGAGAAAATGTACTATACTCTAAAACCTGATTTTATTGGAAGAGATCGCTTTGTAGAGACTTTTATGCAATTAGGGTATCGTCTTAAAAGGAAGAAGAATTACAGACGCACTACCATTGCCGGTAAGGTCTACTATCCAAATAAAATAAAGGGGATAGAGATCAATGCACCTTCGCAGGTATGGCAGAGCGACATCACTTATTACCGCGTAGGAGATAAATTCTATTACGCAGTTTTTATTATAGATGTTTATACGAAGAAGATTGTTGGTTATGAAGTCTCTGATCATATGAGAGGAACAGCAAATGTCAAGGCTTTGCAAATGGCTTTACGCCACAACAAAGCACCAAAGATCCATCACTCTGACAGAGGAAGTCAATATATTTATAAGTGCTATACAGATCTTTTAAAATCAAGTTCTACAACAATTAGTATGGCTTTAAGTGCCCAGGACAATGCTTATGCTGAAAGGATCAACAGAACAATAAAAGAAGAATATCTGGATCACTGGAGGCCACAGTCCTTTAGCCAACTTAGAAACCAGGTTAAAAAGGCAGTAAATAATTATAATAACAAAAGACCACACGATCATTTAGAAAAAAGATACCCTGAAGAATTTTTTAGTTATTGGTCAAGCCTTCAACCAGAAGAACGGCCAATAATTACTATTTTTGATAATGAAAATTAA